The proteins below come from a single Natrinema sp. SYSU A 869 genomic window:
- a CDS encoding NADH-quinone oxidoreductase subunit D: MSETSEPERERIDPEYDHQRKEGVDEAALETLLSEYAIGRDDHKNAPAFVIRPDDVQAVVRLLRDEAGFDHLSCITPQQYEDRYESIIHMTKYDRRTHEVTLIVPLPTGAPVCESAEPVFRTADWHEREAFDLVGIEYADHPHLTRILLPESWQGHPLALDYDQDKPQVISYTEHANPLAADHRVTESDTMMLNIGPHHPATHGVLHLETVLDGESVVDVEPDIGYLHRCEEQMCQNGTYRHQIIPYSNRWDYTANLPNEWAVARVIEDIADIEVPEYAQILRTMSTEFGRMLGHFLAVSTFALDVYGDFTAIFQYGMRDREVVQDILEDLTGQRMMFYYFRLGGVCWDLPEPRTEFIEKCRDFLDELPAKVDEYHDLLTGNEIFQVRTIDTGVLEPEVAKDYGCTGPVARASGIDYDLRRDDPYGYYDNLEWDVVTEDSCDNHARVLVRLREVEESAKIIEQCLDLLEDWPEDERTVQSNVPRTLKPDAGTETYRAVESAKGELGIYIRADGSNSPARFKIRSPCFHNLSALPEMSEGEYVADLIASLGSLDIVLGSVDR; this comes from the coding sequence ATGAGTGAGACATCGGAGCCCGAGCGCGAGCGCATCGACCCGGAGTACGACCACCAGCGCAAGGAGGGCGTCGACGAGGCCGCACTTGAGACCCTGCTCTCAGAGTACGCGATCGGTCGGGACGACCACAAGAACGCGCCCGCCTTCGTGATCCGGCCGGACGACGTGCAGGCGGTGGTTCGCCTACTGCGTGATGAGGCAGGGTTCGACCACCTCTCGTGTATCACCCCCCAGCAGTACGAGGACCGCTACGAGTCGATCATCCACATGACGAAGTACGATCGGCGGACCCATGAGGTGACGCTGATCGTCCCACTGCCGACGGGGGCACCCGTCTGTGAGTCTGCCGAACCCGTCTTCCGGACGGCCGACTGGCACGAGCGGGAGGCCTTCGATCTCGTCGGGATCGAGTACGCGGATCATCCCCACCTCACGCGAATTCTCCTCCCCGAGTCGTGGCAGGGACACCCGCTCGCACTCGACTACGATCAGGACAAACCGCAGGTCATCAGCTACACCGAACACGCGAACCCGCTTGCGGCGGACCACCGCGTCACCGAGTCGGACACGATGATGCTCAATATCGGGCCACACCACCCGGCGACCCACGGCGTCCTCCACCTCGAGACGGTGCTCGACGGCGAGTCGGTCGTGGACGTCGAACCCGACATCGGCTACTTGCACCGCTGCGAGGAGCAGATGTGCCAGAACGGCACCTACCGCCACCAGATCATCCCGTATTCGAATCGCTGGGACTACACGGCGAACCTCCCCAACGAGTGGGCGGTCGCCCGCGTGATTGAGGATATCGCCGACATCGAGGTCCCCGAGTACGCCCAGATCCTGCGGACGATGTCGACCGAGTTCGGCCGGATGCTCGGCCACTTCCTCGCGGTCTCGACGTTCGCCTTAGACGTCTACGGCGACTTCACGGCTATCTTCCAGTACGGCATGCGCGACCGCGAGGTCGTCCAGGACATCTTGGAGGACCTCACGGGCCAGCGGATGATGTTCTACTACTTCCGGCTCGGCGGCGTCTGCTGGGATCTGCCCGAACCTCGCACGGAGTTCATCGAGAAGTGCCGGGACTTCCTCGACGAGCTCCCCGCCAAGGTCGACGAGTATCACGACCTGCTGACCGGTAACGAAATCTTCCAGGTTCGAACGATCGACACCGGCGTTCTCGAGCCCGAAGTCGCCAAGGACTACGGCTGTACCGGCCCTGTCGCCCGCGCCTCCGGCATCGACTACGACCTCCGGCGGGACGACCCCTACGGCTACTACGACAACCTCGAGTGGGACGTTGTCACCGAGGACAGTTGCGACAATCACGCACGCGTGCTCGTCCGCCTCCGTGAGGTCGAGGAGTCCGCGAAGATCATCGAGCAGTGTCTCGACTTGCTCGAGGACTGGCCCGAAGACGAGCGAACCGTCCAGAGCAACGTCCCGCGGACGCTCAAGCCGGACGCGGGGACCGAAACCTACCGCGCCGTCGAGAGCGCGAAGGGCGAACTCGGAATCTACATCCGCGCGGACGGTTCGAACTCGCCAGCCCGATTCAAGATCCGCAGCCCGTGTTTCCACAACCTCTCCGCGCTGCCGGAGATGTCCGAGGGCGAGTACGTCGCGGACCTGATCGCGTCGCTTGGCAGTCTCGACATCGTGCTCGGGAGCGTCGACCGCTGA
- a CDS encoding phosphatase PAP2 family protein: protein MSRGIGWFDTFREVAPEWIVVVLGLVTQLGDVWFLGALVGTLYWLETDNREQIAAVFGLLLAGLSLITALKHVFALPRPERVLVEAGVLPKAVHPLYEATATATGYGFPSGHALLTTIVYLSLAEYGSVSTRRRRYLGAAGMVTAVCFSRVGLGVHYLVDVVVGVGVGLVFLLLTWGLLNRYPSRRGTLGFGLAVALAAVALVTSAVDSDAVLLFGASIGGFAGWQFVALAQGLDEGHGPIRTSRALTARAVAVATGIASLVALSGYYWPVLLLAGSGVLGFVVAAFVTVPVFYHSERGSGI, encoded by the coding sequence ATGTCTCGAGGGATCGGCTGGTTCGACACGTTCCGCGAGGTCGCCCCCGAGTGGATCGTCGTCGTGCTCGGACTGGTAACTCAACTCGGCGACGTATGGTTTCTCGGAGCACTCGTCGGGACGCTCTACTGGCTGGAGACCGACAACCGGGAGCAGATCGCCGCCGTCTTCGGGCTGTTACTGGCCGGCCTCTCGCTCATCACGGCGCTGAAACATGTCTTCGCGCTGCCGCGGCCGGAACGCGTGCTCGTGGAGGCTGGGGTGCTCCCGAAGGCGGTCCACCCGCTGTACGAGGCCACTGCGACGGCGACCGGCTACGGGTTTCCGAGCGGTCACGCCCTGCTGACGACGATCGTCTACCTGAGCCTGGCCGAGTACGGCTCCGTCAGCACGCGCCGGCGTCGATATCTCGGAGCCGCCGGGATGGTGACAGCCGTCTGTTTCTCTCGGGTCGGTCTCGGCGTGCACTACCTCGTCGATGTCGTCGTCGGCGTCGGCGTCGGACTGGTCTTTCTCCTCCTCACATGGGGGCTCCTGAATCGGTATCCCTCCCGTCGGGGCACGCTCGGATTCGGACTGGCCGTCGCCCTCGCGGCCGTCGCGCTCGTGACGAGTGCCGTCGACTCCGACGCCGTCCTCCTGTTCGGCGCGTCGATTGGCGGGTTCGCCGGCTGGCAGTTCGTCGCCCTCGCTCAAGGGCTGGACGAGGGACACGGCCCGATTCGAACGAGTCGCGCGCTCACCGCGAGAGCCGTCGCCGTCGCAACCGGGATCGCGTCGCTCGTCGCCCTTTCGGGCTACTACTGGCCCGTCTTGTTGCTTGCCGGAAGCGGCGTCCTCGGGTTCGTCGTCGCCGCGTTCGTCACTGTCCCCGTGTTCTATCACTCCGAGCGCGGGAGCGGTATCTGA
- a CDS encoding glycosyltransferase family 4 protein, whose translation MRIAFVSFETVHHRDTETNQRFRTVCDFLTERGHDVHWYCAGFWVGEESTFEHEDVTYHAVATGTEARTSFLLRLPFVLAAASPDVIHVGAQPPSQVIAAKWGATMARVPLVLEWYGDGGIDDTRWTRFATGRPDRIITPSELVGTWVRELGADGDIVETITNPVDCDRIRSVEPDEDVDVIYARRLDKGANLESLLLGLAELRDRDWRATVVGDGPERDAYEGLASDLRIEDRVTFVGDLDLEERIAAYRGAHVFAQTADHCVFPTEMLWALAAGCVGIVEYHANSSAHELVEGWDRGFRTTSEDELAAAILDAGDLEHRTYDEAFADYDRSAVADRYLEQYRTLRDEYGML comes from the coding sequence ATGCGAATCGCGTTCGTCTCGTTCGAAACGGTTCACCACCGCGATACTGAGACGAACCAGCGGTTTCGGACCGTCTGTGACTTCCTCACGGAGCGCGGGCACGACGTTCACTGGTACTGTGCCGGGTTCTGGGTCGGTGAAGAGTCCACGTTCGAGCACGAGGACGTTACATACCATGCGGTCGCGACCGGGACGGAAGCTCGAACCTCGTTTCTCCTGCGATTGCCGTTCGTCCTCGCAGCTGCGAGCCCGGACGTGATTCACGTCGGCGCACAGCCACCGAGTCAGGTCATCGCGGCCAAGTGGGGTGCGACGATGGCGCGTGTGCCGCTCGTCCTCGAGTGGTACGGCGACGGCGGCATCGACGACACGCGGTGGACGCGGTTCGCGACGGGCCGCCCGGACCGGATCATCACGCCGTCGGAACTCGTTGGGACGTGGGTCCGGGAACTCGGGGCCGACGGCGACATCGTCGAGACGATCACGAACCCGGTCGACTGCGACCGGATCCGGAGCGTCGAGCCAGATGAGGACGTCGACGTGATCTACGCCCGACGACTCGACAAGGGTGCCAACCTCGAGAGCCTGTTGCTGGGACTGGCCGAACTCCGCGACCGCGATTGGCGGGCGACGGTCGTCGGCGACGGGCCCGAACGGGACGCCTACGAGGGGCTCGCGAGCGACCTCCGGATCGAAGATCGGGTGACCTTCGTCGGCGACCTCGACCTCGAGGAGCGGATCGCGGCCTACCGCGGGGCTCACGTCTTCGCACAGACGGCGGACCACTGCGTCTTCCCCACGGAGATGCTGTGGGCGCTGGCCGCGGGCTGTGTCGGCATCGTGGAGTACCACGCGAACTCGAGCGCCCACGAACTCGTCGAAGGGTGGGACCGGGGGTTCCGAACGACCAGCGAGGACGAACTCGCGGCGGCCATCCTCGACGCGGGCGACCTCGAGCACCGCACGTACGACGAGGCCTTCGCCGACTACGACCGGTCGGCAGTGGCCGACCGCTATCTCGAGCAGTACCGAACGCTCCGGGACGAGTACGGCATGCTGTAG
- the trpB gene encoding tryptophan synthase subunit beta, protein MENGAFEGYGGRHVPEPLREPLEQLATAYDDIANTEEFQSELRDLLEEFAGRPTPLYYARNLSERYGANIYLKREDLLHGGAHKINNCLGQALLAKQAGRDRLIAETGAGQHGTATAMVGALLGLETEIYMGKKDIKRQEMNVFRMRLMGAEVNEVTRGDEGLADAVDAALEDFAENVEDTHYLVGSVVGPDPFPRMVRDFQSVIGREAREQIQERTGGLPDAAVACVGGGSNAIGLFHAFRDDPVDFYGAEGGGEGSDSSRHAAPLAKGQDDVIHGMKTRVIDDDVDVHSVSAGLDYPGVGPEHAMFRAVGRCEYTGVTDDEALAAFRELSETEGIIPALESSHGIARAIELAEAGEHDTILVNLSGRGDKDMETAAAKFDL, encoded by the coding sequence ATGGAAAACGGAGCCTTCGAGGGATACGGGGGGCGACACGTGCCGGAACCGCTTCGAGAGCCGCTCGAGCAACTCGCGACGGCCTACGACGACATCGCGAACACCGAGGAGTTCCAGTCCGAGTTGCGGGACCTGCTCGAGGAGTTCGCCGGTCGACCGACGCCGCTGTACTACGCGCGCAACCTGAGCGAGCGCTACGGGGCCAACATCTACCTCAAGCGGGAAGACCTGCTCCACGGTGGGGCCCACAAGATCAACAACTGTCTCGGACAGGCCCTGCTCGCGAAGCAGGCCGGTCGCGACCGGCTGATCGCCGAGACTGGTGCCGGTCAGCACGGTACCGCGACCGCGATGGTCGGAGCTCTACTCGGCCTCGAGACGGAGATCTACATGGGGAAAAAGGACATCAAGCGCCAGGAGATGAACGTCTTCCGGATGCGCCTGATGGGTGCGGAGGTCAACGAAGTCACCCGCGGTGACGAGGGGCTTGCTGACGCCGTCGACGCGGCCCTTGAGGACTTTGCGGAGAACGTCGAGGACACCCACTACCTGGTGGGGAGCGTTGTCGGCCCCGACCCGTTCCCGCGGATGGTTCGGGACTTCCAGAGCGTCATCGGTCGAGAGGCTCGCGAACAGATTCAGGAGCGGACCGGCGGTCTTCCCGACGCGGCAGTTGCCTGCGTCGGCGGCGGATCGAACGCGATCGGCCTCTTCCACGCGTTCCGCGACGACCCCGTCGACTTCTATGGTGCCGAGGGCGGCGGCGAAGGATCGGACTCGAGCAGGCACGCGGCCCCGCTCGCGAAGGGACAGGACGACGTCATTCATGGCATGAAGACGCGCGTCATCGACGACGACGTCGATGTCCACTCCGTTTCGGCGGGATTGGATTATCCCGGCGTCGGCCCCGAACACGCCATGTTCCGGGCCGTCGGTCGCTGTGAATACACGGGCGTCACGGACGACGAAGCGCTCGCGGCCTTCAGGGAACTGAGCGAAACCGAGGGGATCATCCCCGCACTCGAGTCTAGCCACGGAATTGCTCGCGCGATCGAACTCGCGGAAGCCGGCGAGCACGACACGATTCTCGTGAACCTCTCGGGGCGCGGCGACAAGGACATGGAGACGGCGGCCGCGAAGTTTGATCTCTAA
- a CDS encoding S9 family peptidase, translated as MSSYDIERYLNIRSAYGASFGPDGERLSFLMDTTGTPQIWTLEEPHGWPEQRTFYDERVTFASWSPERPELIFGMDEGGNERAQLFRLDAETGQIENLTAMPDAKHRWGGWSHDGERFAFTSNRRDESVFDVYVQGRDETGDAAQLVYEGDGWLSLSGWSPDDSRLLVSQAYSNFDQDLYVLDLESDERELEHLTPHEGDVRYQSASWAPDGEGIYLVTDEGKADTLYLAYLDLESSDLETVIDGDGWNVDGIALDDETGRFVCSRNVEGYTDLTVGEFNADKPTAFETFPEPDLPGGISGGVSFDPDAEQFALSTAGDTVNTNVFVVDLETGAAEQWTSAPTAGIPHESFDDSDLVAIESFDGLEIPGFLTLPDTYEAGNGTDAAEGDDVPVIVDIHGGPEGQRRPSFSSVKQYFLDRGYAYFEPNVRGSSGYGSEYASLDDVENRMDSVADIKACVEWLQDHPAIDPDRITAKGGSYGGFMVLAALTEYPDLWAAGVDVVGIANFVTFLENTGDWRRELREAEYGSLAEDREFLAEISPINNVEQIEAPLFVLHGENDPRVPVGEAKQIAEQAAEQGVPVRKLIFEDEGHGFSKLENRIEAYAEIADFLDEHV; from the coding sequence ATGAGCAGCTACGACATCGAGCGCTACCTCAATATCCGTAGCGCCTACGGTGCCTCGTTCGGTCCCGACGGCGAACGGCTCTCCTTCTTGATGGACACGACCGGCACGCCACAGATCTGGACCCTCGAGGAACCCCACGGGTGGCCCGAGCAGCGGACCTTCTACGACGAGCGGGTGACCTTCGCCTCGTGGTCGCCCGAGCGACCGGAGCTGATCTTCGGGATGGACGAGGGCGGTAACGAGCGCGCCCAGCTATTCCGGCTCGACGCCGAGACGGGCCAGATCGAGAACCTCACCGCGATGCCGGACGCCAAACACCGCTGGGGCGGCTGGAGCCACGACGGTGAGCGATTCGCCTTCACGTCGAACCGTCGCGATGAGTCCGTTTTCGACGTCTACGTGCAAGGTCGCGACGAGACTGGCGATGCGGCGCAACTCGTCTACGAGGGCGACGGCTGGCTCTCGTTGTCCGGCTGGAGTCCCGACGACTCCCGACTGCTGGTCTCGCAGGCCTACTCCAATTTCGATCAGGACCTGTACGTCCTCGACCTCGAAAGCGACGAGCGCGAACTCGAGCACCTCACGCCCCACGAGGGCGACGTCCGCTACCAGAGTGCAAGCTGGGCTCCTGACGGGGAGGGTATCTATCTCGTGACCGACGAGGGCAAGGCAGACACCCTCTATCTGGCGTATCTCGACCTCGAGAGCAGCGACCTCGAGACGGTCATCGACGGAGATGGATGGAACGTCGACGGCATCGCGCTCGACGACGAGACGGGCCGATTCGTCTGCTCTCGAAACGTCGAGGGCTACACCGATCTGACTGTCGGGGAGTTCAACGCCGACAAGCCGACTGCCTTCGAAACATTCCCCGAACCCGACCTTCCGGGCGGAATCTCCGGCGGCGTCAGCTTTGATCCCGACGCGGAGCAGTTCGCCCTGTCGACAGCCGGGGACACGGTCAACACGAACGTCTTCGTGGTCGACCTCGAGACCGGCGCGGCCGAGCAATGGACCAGCGCGCCGACCGCCGGCATCCCTCACGAGTCGTTCGACGACTCAGATCTCGTCGCCATCGAGAGCTTCGATGGACTCGAGATTCCGGGTTTCCTCACCCTTCCCGATACATACGAGGCGGGCAACGGAACCGACGCCGCTGAGGGCGATGACGTCCCCGTCATCGTCGACATTCACGGCGGTCCCGAGGGTCAGCGCCGGCCCTCGTTCTCGAGCGTCAAGCAGTACTTCCTCGACCGGGGCTACGCATACTTCGAGCCGAACGTCAGGGGGTCGTCGGGCTACGGGTCGGAGTACGCCAGCCTCGACGATGTCGAGAATCGAATGGACTCCGTCGCCGACATCAAAGCGTGTGTCGAGTGGCTCCAGGACCACCCCGCGATCGACCCCGACCGAATCACCGCCAAGGGCGGCTCCTACGGCGGCTTCATGGTGTTGGCCGCACTGACCGAGTACCCCGACCTCTGGGCCGCAGGGGTCGACGTCGTCGGCATCGCCAACTTCGTCACGTTCCTCGAGAATACGGGTGATTGGCGGCGCGAACTCCGAGAAGCCGAGTACGGCTCGCTCGCCGAGGATCGCGAGTTCCTCGCGGAAATTTCACCGATCAACAACGTCGAGCAGATCGAGGCTCCACTGTTCGTCCTTCACGGGGAGAACGACCCCCGTGTCCCGGTCGGTGAGGCCAAACAGATCGCCGAGCAGGCGGCCGAACAAGGCGTCCCGGTCCGAAAACTCATCTTCGAAGACGAGGGCCACGGCTTCTCGAAACTCGAGAACCGCATCGAGGCCTATGCCGAAATCGCAGATTTCCTGGACGAACACGTCTGA
- a CDS encoding HIT domain-containing protein produces the protein MNDDCEFCRIVADERAAHVLYENDRTVAFLDENPAVTGHSLVIPRAHEDDVLTIDESTSTAVFETVRTVSSALEGALDPSGFSVFHTTGPLVGTVDHAHVHLVPRFADDDVTLSLPRDRLEADEATRLQNRVRAHL, from the coding sequence ATGAACGACGATTGTGAGTTCTGCCGGATCGTCGCCGATGAGCGAGCGGCACACGTCCTCTACGAGAACGATCGAACGGTAGCGTTTCTCGACGAGAACCCGGCTGTGACGGGGCACAGCCTCGTGATTCCGCGGGCTCACGAGGATGACGTCCTGACAATCGACGAATCGACCTCGACGGCCGTCTTCGAGACGGTCCGCACCGTTTCGAGCGCGCTGGAGGGGGCACTCGATCCCAGCGGGTTCAGTGTCTTTCACACCACCGGGCCGCTGGTCGGGACCGTCGACCACGCCCACGTCCACCTCGTGCCTCGCTTTGCGGACGACGACGTGACGCTGTCGTTGCCGCGGGACCGACTCGAGGCCGACGAGGCGACACGACTGCAGAATCGCGTTCGAGCGCACCTATGA
- a CDS encoding putative sulfate exporter family transporter, translated as MVVRRLLPGFVALCLGALLARTLAQPLGFNRLLLAIALGFVATNAVGVPERLEPGLATHTLWLGAGIVLMGASISVDTVLAVGGPVFLLVVVAAALSLLFVELLARNVFGLTEQLGSLLAAGASICGVSAVVAVAGAISAREDQIAYAAATVLLFDAITIVLYPIVGDLLDLSGTVFGIWAGVSMFSTGPVVAVGFTHSEVAGQWATMTKLSRNALIGVVVLAYAGYYSRSGGGSRPSLRTLWDEFPTFVLGFFAVALIASAGLFSAAQQASIEHAYDWLFALAFVGLGTEIRLGNLRATGLLPALVVLLALLASSALSLTALLVLF; from the coding sequence ATGGTCGTTCGTCGTCTCCTGCCGGGGTTCGTCGCCCTCTGTCTCGGTGCGTTGCTGGCGCGGACGCTAGCACAGCCGCTCGGATTCAACCGGCTGCTGCTCGCCATTGCACTTGGGTTCGTCGCGACGAACGCCGTCGGCGTTCCGGAACGCCTCGAGCCCGGTCTCGCGACGCATACCCTGTGGCTGGGCGCTGGGATCGTCCTCATGGGCGCGTCGATATCTGTCGACACCGTCCTCGCGGTCGGCGGGCCAGTCTTCCTCCTCGTGGTCGTCGCTGCCGCGCTCTCGCTCCTCTTCGTCGAACTGCTCGCGCGAAACGTCTTCGGATTGACCGAGCAACTCGGCTCGCTGCTCGCGGCCGGTGCCAGCATCTGCGGCGTCTCCGCGGTCGTCGCGGTCGCCGGTGCCATCAGCGCGCGCGAGGACCAGATCGCCTACGCGGCGGCGACGGTCCTGCTGTTCGATGCGATCACGATCGTCCTCTACCCGATCGTCGGCGATCTGCTGGACCTGTCTGGGACGGTCTTCGGGATCTGGGCCGGTGTCAGCATGTTCTCGACGGGGCCCGTCGTCGCGGTCGGCTTCACTCACTCCGAAGTAGCCGGACAGTGGGCGACGATGACGAAGCTCTCGAGAAACGCGCTGATCGGCGTCGTCGTGCTCGCGTACGCAGGGTACTACAGTCGATCCGGGGGCGGCAGTCGCCCGTCCCTTCGGACGCTCTGGGACGAGTTTCCGACGTTTGTTCTCGGATTCTTCGCAGTCGCCCTCATCGCGAGTGCCGGCCTCTTCTCCGCGGCACAGCAGGCGTCGATCGAGCACGCCTACGACTGGCTGTTCGCGCTCGCGTTCGTCGGCCTCGGGACCGAAATCCGACTCGGTAACCTCAGAGCAACCGGACTGCTGCCCGCTCTCGTCGTTCTGTTGGCGCTGCTCGCCAGTAGTGCGCTCTCGCTGACGGCGCTGCTGGTGTTGTTCTGA